One window of the Bos indicus isolate NIAB-ARS_2022 breed Sahiwal x Tharparkar chromosome 15, NIAB-ARS_B.indTharparkar_mat_pri_1.0, whole genome shotgun sequence genome contains the following:
- the MYOD1 gene encoding myoblast determination protein 1, translating to MELLSPPLRDVDLTGPDGSLCNFATADDFYDDPCFDSPDLRFFEDLDPRLVHVGALLKPEEHSHFPAAAHPAPGAREDEHVRAPSGHHQAGRCLLWACKACKRKTTNADRRKAATMRERRRLSKVNEAFETLKRCTSSNPNQRLPKVEILRNAIRYIEGLQALLRDQDAAPPGAAAAFYAPGPLPPGRSGEHYSGDSDASSPRSNCSDGMMDYSGPPSGARRRNCYDRTYYSEAPNEPRPGKSAAVSSLDCLSSIVERISTESPAAPALLLADAPPESSPGPQEAAGSEVERGTPAPSPDTAPQGLAGANPNPIYQVL from the exons ATGGAGCTGCTGTCGCCGCCGCTCCGCGACGTAGACTTGACGGGCCCCGACGGCTCTCTCTGCAACTTTGCAACAGCGGACGACTTCTATGATGACCCGTGTTTCGACTCCCCGGACCTGCGCTTCTTCGAGGACCTGGATCCGCGCCTCGTGCACGTGGGCGCGCTCCTGAAGCCCGAGGAACACTCGCACTTCCCTGCAGCCGCGCACCCGGCCCCGGGCGCGCGCGAGGACGAGCATGTGCGCGCGCCCAGCGGGCACCACCAGGCGGGCCGCTGTTTACTGTGGGCCTGCAAGGCGTGCAAACGCAAGACGACTAACGCCGACCGCCGCAAGGCTGCTACCATGCGCGAGCGGCGCCGCCTGAGCAAAGTCAACGAGGCCTTCGAGACGCTCAAACGCTGCACGTCTAGCAACCCAAACCAGCGGCTGCCCAAGGTGGAGATCCTGCGCAACGCCATCCGCTATATCGAAGGCCTGCAGGCGCTACTTCGCGACCAGGACGCCGCGCCTCCCGGCGCTGCCGCTGCCTTTTACGCGCCTGGCCCGTTGCCCCCCGGCCGCAGCGGCGAACACTACAGCGGCGACTCGGACGCTTCCAGTCCGCGCTCCAACTGTTCCGACGGCATG ATGGACTACAGCGGCCCCCCGAGTGGTGCCCGGCGGCGGAACTGCTACGACCGCACTTACTACAGCGAGGCGCCCAACG AACCCCGGCCCGGGAAGAGCGCTGCGGTGTCGAGCCTCGACTGCCTGTCCAGCATCGTGGAGCGCATCTCCACCGAGAGCCCCGCCGCGCCCGCGCTTCTGCTAGCCGACGCGCCGCCGGAGTCGTCTCCTGGCCCGCAGGAGGCCGCCGGGAGCGAGGTGGAGCGCGGCACCCCCGCTCCTTCCCCCGACACTGCCCCTCAGGGCCTCGCGGGCGCGAACCCCAACCCGATTTACCAGGTGCTCTGA